A single window of Colletotrichum destructivum chromosome 9, complete sequence DNA harbors:
- a CDS encoding Putative tex-like protein, HTH domain superfamily produces MSNSMRDFVDGEAEIDDEDEESIDEDVVSSRRRNAAPEDSSEEEEDDEDEEEARKIREGFIVDEDEEEEEGEDEDAHERKRKREHRDREEEEQLDEDDLELIGEQIERRAPTQPKFKRLKRGHRDEDDRGPERRGLEDMFSDDDEEANESRPYNRSNYRSQADEFDDFIEEDYPEDEDERARQLEDAEVARPRDKGVGGVVDTAGLDKDALEDMEAIFGNGEDYDWALQMEDEEEDREREEQVIELKDVFEPSQLKEKLLTDEDNQIRFTDEPERFQLDRKPFKHLQISAEQFKEEARWIAGLMWPKKLLQSELHGPFTKAIGKVLEFFVVDDVEVPYVFQHRKDYLIHAKKTKNPDHRDDPDAPEWIVSADKLLTQDDLWRILELDIKFRSLIEKRNALEKTLENLKSTSSFKDAVLEDMIPQAATMEELQDLQDYLHFQYASELKDMSSINGNGSQMKRPGSKSNLFDRVRRSKAFGFVRAYGITPDRFAQNTLREGNKVWADDDSQLPDDLADSLTDEEFQTGDTVMYAARQMYAEELFVNPRMRKHFRVNFYQMGEISCRRTEKGLKKIDESHPFYEVKYLINQTIADVARQPDLYLKMMKAEEEGLIEVKLTLENDDGFKRQLRQEFISDNYSELADRWNEERQKVLDLVVPRLSKIIAKGVKESLRTACQEEVLKTCREEYSKRLDQAPYKPKGMILGTVPRIITLSNGMADPARDPTCWASVEEDGRVIEQGKLGNLARDERAREEFVEIVNRRRPDAIGVSGWSADTQKLVRDLESLISEKGLMGPEFDDPELGEYRTEPLEVIVVNDEVARLYKDSPRAVAEHPTLSSLTRYCIALAHYMQNPLKEYAALGKDVTSLAFHPCQNLLPQEKLLKHLESAMVDMVNLCGVNINEAVGDSYTANLLPYVAGLGPRKATSVIKAINANGGAVSSRDELVGDPDSGKLPVVGPRVWNNCASFLFIDYDATNPTSDPLDNTRVHPEDYELGRKMAADALELDEEDVKAETDHNGPGAIVRKLFKEDEQEKVNELILEEYAEQLERNYSQRKRATLETIRAELQAPYEELRRNFAPLGPHDIFTMFTGETKDTLAQGMIIPVNVRVVKDDFAIVKLDCGIEGRIESHDGPDGVRVRGLLTNGQTVQAKVLEINYKDFLAKLSARDAEVKRPYKRPLYHGHGQWDERLEAADREELREKDKSTGRTQRVIKHPLFKPFNGLEAEQWLGTQAAGEVIIRPSSKGNDHLAITWKVADGVFQHVDVLELQKETEFSVGKLLRVGGKFTYKDLDELIHEHIEAMSRKVDEMMQHKKFEKRSKTDLEKWLTTYMEANPDRSDYAFCIDPKHPGYFWLCFKASRSSRVNSWPVRVIPGGFELLKQAYPDMRALCNGFKIRYQTEITKMQKGGR; encoded by the exons ATGAGCAACTCAATGCGAGATttcgtcgatggcgaggctgagatcgacgatgaggatgaggagtCCATAGACGAAGACGTGGTTTCTTCGCGCAGAAGGAATGCGGCTCCGGAGGATTCTtctgaagaggaagaggacgacgaagacgaggaggaggcgcgtAAA ATTCGCGAAGGATTTATTGTggatgaggacgaagaggaggaagaaggtgaggacgaggatgcccACGAACGAAAGCGAAAACGAGAGCACCGCGacagagaagaggaagagcagCTAGATGAGGACGACTTGGAGCTAATCGGAGAACAAATCGAACGCCGTGCACCCACACAG CCTAAGTTCAAGCGTCTCAAACGGGGCCATCGCGACGAAGATGACCGTGGCCCGGAGCGACGCGGCTTGGAGGACATGTTTtctgatgacgacgaagaagccaacGAGTCTCGACCCTACAACCGCTCCAACTACCGATCACAAGCCGATGAATTCGACGACTTTATTGAAGAAGACTACccggaagacgaagacgaacgCGCGCGCCAACTtgaagatgccgaggttgCCCGACCTCGTGACAAGGGTGTGGGAGGTGTCGTCGATACCGCTGGTCTTGACAAAGACGCTTTGGAGGATATGGAGGCCATCTTCGGAAACGGAGAAGACTATGACTGGGCTCTTCAGatggaggacgaagaagaagatcgtGAGCGCGAGGAGCAGGTCATTGAGCTCAAAGATGTCTTCGAGCCGTCGCAactcaaggagaagctcttgaccgacgaggacaacCAGATCCGGTTTACGGACGAGCCTGAAAGGTTCCAGCTGGATCGGAAGCCCTTTAAGCACTTGCAAATCAGCGCTGAGCAATTCAAGGAAGAGGCTCGGTGGATTGCGGGCCTGATGTGGCCCAAAAAGCTACTCCAATCCGAGCTGCATGGACCTTTCACTAAGGCCATCGGCAAGGTTCTGGagttcttcgtcgtcgatgacgtgGAGGTCCCCTATGTTTTCCAGCATCGCAAGGACTATCTGATTCacgcgaagaagacgaaaaaCCCAGACCACCGCGATGATCCCGACGCCCCTGAGTGGATTGTTAGTGCAGACAAATTGCTCACCCAGGACGATCTGTGGCGCATCCTGGAACTCGACATCAAGTTCCGGTCGCTCATCGAGAAGCGGAATGCTCTGGAGAAGACGCTCGAGAACCTCAAGTCGACTTCGAGCTTCAAGGACGCCGTGCTCGAGGACATGATTCCTCAGGCTGCAACAATGGAGGAACTGCAAGACCTTCAAGACTACCTTCATTTCCAGTACGCCTCCGAGCTCAAGGACATGTCCTCGATCAACGGCAATGGTAGTCAGATGAAGCGCCCAGGCTCAAAATCAAATCTTTTCGACAGAGTCAGGCGGAGCAAGGCCTTCGGTTTCGTCCGCGCTTACGGTATCACTCCGGATCGGTTCGCCCAAAACACGCTTCGCGAAGGGAACAAGGTTtgggccgacgacgacagccaACTTCCCGACGATCTTGCCGACTCTCTTACCGATGAGGAGTTTCAAACTGGCGATACAGTCATGTACGCTGCTCGCCAAATGTACGCAGAAGAACTCTTCGTCAACCCTCGTATGCGCAAGCATTTCAGGGTCAACTTTTACCAAATGGGCGAGATCAGTTGTCGTCGGACAGAGAAGGGCTTGAAGAAGATTGATGAATCGCACCCGTTCTATGAGGTCAAATATCTCATCAATCAAACCATTGCCGATGTCGCTCGCCAGCCGGATCTATATCTCAAGATGATGAAGGCTGAAGAGGAGGGCCTCATTGAGGTCAAGCTTACATTGGAGAACGACGATGGGTTCAAGCGCCAATTGCGCCAGGAGTTCATCTCAGACAACTACAGTGAGCTCGCTGATCGCTGGAACGAGGAACGCCAAAAGgtcctcgaccttgtcgtcCCCCGCTTGTCCAAGATCATCGCCAAGGGTGTCAAGGAGTCGCTTCGCACTGCCTGCCAGGAGGAGGTCCTCAAAACCTGCCGTGAGGAATACTCCAAGAGGCTCGACCAAGCACCGTACAAACCCAAGGGCATGATTCTGGGCACGGTGCCTCGCATCATCACTTTATCCAACGGCATGGCGGATCCAGCTCGTGACCCCACATGTTGGGCCTCggttgaggaagacggccgggTCATTGAGCAGGGCAAACTGGGCAATCTGGCTCGTGACGAACGTGCTCGTGAAGAGTTTGTTGAGATTGTCAATAGACGCCGCCCTGATGCCATTGGTGTGAGCGGGTGGTCCGCCGATACCcagaagctcgtcagagACTTGGAGAGCTTGATCAGCGAGAAGGGCCTGATGGGGCCCGAGTTCGATGACCCTGAGCTTGGCGAGTACCGCACCGAGCCGCTCGAAGTAATTGTTGTGAATGACGAAGTGGCTCGTCTATACAAGGACAGTCCTCGAGCGGTCGCCGAGCACCCTACCCTCAGTTCCCTCACAAGATACTGCATTGCCTTGGCTCACTACATGCAGAACCCGCTCAAGGAGTATGCGGCCCTCGGAAAGGACGTCACTTCCCTGGCTTTCCATCCCTGTCAAAACCTGCTGCCACAAGAGAAGTTGCTCAAGCACCTTGAGTCGGCAATGGTCGACATGGTCAATCTCTGCGGTGTAAACATTAACGAGGCCGTGGGCGACTCCTATACGGCTAACCTGCTACCGTATGTCGCGGGTCTCGGTCCCCGAAAAGCCACGAGTGTTATCAAAGCCATCAATGCAAACGGCGGAGCCGTCAGCAGCAGAgacgagcttgtcggcgaccCCGACAGCGGAAAGCTTCCGGTGGTGGGCCCCAGAGTGTGGAACAACTGCGCCAGCTTTCTGTTCATCGACTACGACGCAACGAATCCCACCTCGGACCCTCTCGACAACACTCGTGTTCATCCCGAGGATTACGAGCTGGGCCGCAAGATGGCAGCTGACGCTTTGGAActtgacgaggaagatgttAAGGCGGAGACTGATCACAACGGTCCTGGGGCTATTGTCCGCAAGCTGTTCAAGGAAGACGAACAGGAGAAAGTTAACGAACTCATCCTGGAAGAATACGCAGAGCAACTCGAGCGGAACTACAGCCAGAGGAAGCGCGCCACACTTGAAACCATCCGCGCTGAGCTTCAGGCGCCGTACGAAGAGTTGCGCCGCAACTTTGCACCTCTTGGACCTCACGATATATTCACCATGTTCACCGGTGAGACGAAGGATACTCTTGCTCAAGGCATGATCATCCCTGTCAACGTACGCGTAGTTAAAGACGATTTCGCTATCGTCAAACTGGACTGCGGCATAGAGGGCCGTATCGAGTCACACGATGGTCCCGACGGCGTACGAGTCAGGGGTCTTTTGACAAATGGGCAGACGGTGCAGGCCAAGGTTCTCGAGATAAATTACAAAGACTTTCTTGCCAAGCTCTCTGCGAGAGATGCCGAGGTCAAACGACCGTATAAGCGCCCGCTGTACCATGGCCATGGGCAGTGGGACGAGAggctggaggcggcggacaGGGAGGAGCTCCGCGAAAAGGACAAGAGTACTGGCCGCACTCAGCGAGTCATCAAGCACCCTCTGTTCAAGCCTTTCAACGGTTTAGAGGCAGAGCAATGGCTCGGCACCCAGGCCGCTGGCGAGGTTATTATTCGTCCCTCCTCAAAGGGTAATGATCATCTAGCTATCACCTGGAAGGTCGCCGATGGTGTCTTTCAGCACGTTGATGTCCTTGAGCTCCAAAAGGAGACCGAGTTCTCCGTTGGCAAGCTGCTGAGGGTCGGCGGCAAATTCACCTACAAGGATTTGGACGAGTTGATCCATGAGCACATAGAGGCTATGTCAAGGAAGGTGGACGAGATGATGCAGCATAAGAAGTTTGAGAAGCGGTCCAAGACGGATCTCG
- a CDS encoding Putative serine/threonine-protein kinase, active produces the protein MADPFAPRSMKRKNVKGLALTPAAPKPPPTAETSRAGYDPRDKDGGDQSAQLEIGIEYKLDLRPEDLEILKELGSGNGGTVSKVRHVLTGTVMARKVIHVEAKKEMRKRIVRELQIMHGCSSEYIVNFYGAFLNDHNDVIMCMEYMDVGALDRVSKVFGPVRVDVLGKIAVATLGGLTYLYSKHHIMHRDIKPSNILVNSRGSIKLCDFGVSGELINSVADTFVGTSTYMAPERIQGEKYTVKSDVWSFGLTIMEMAIGKFPFNASEQLSDGECAPAGILDLLQQIVHEPAPRLPKSDAFPSILEDMIQKCLSKVPDERPTPQELFDRDPFVQAAKRTPVDLREWAVGMMERDNRKSHLAPQLSPATRDLLNSSDSPTYHGGSGNDRSLDTPTSGEIPIAGAGIISPREPVSHSNRSPTRNGLNTMSSRQPGGHPGMGQRIVTTNSIPKAGEYPNSAGPVSANAASFSLPVRPAPGGPLPPAPPRKSTPDDPRRENRRQATFGMPPAPRSYASDVYNGTSN, from the exons ATGGCCGATCCTTTTGCGCCTCGATCTATGAAGCGCAAGAACGTCAAGGGTCTCGCTTTGACGCCTGCTGCGCCCAAGCCGCCCCCAACCGCTGAAACCAGCAGAGCTGGATACGATCCTCGCGATAAGGATGGCGGGGACCAGTCGGCGCAGTTGGAAATCGGCATCGAGTACAAGCTGGACCTGAGACCAGAGGACCTCGAGATTCTGAAGGAGCTTGGCTCCGGAAATGGAGGCACTGTCAGCAAAGTCAGACATGTTTTGACTGGAACCGTTATGGCACGCAAG GTTATCCACGTGGAAGCCAAGAAGGAGATGCGTAAGCGCATTGTTCGTGAGCTCCAGATCATGCATGGTTGCTCGTCCGAGTACATTGTCAACTTCTACGGCGCTTTCCTGAACGATCACAACGATGTCATCATGTGTATGGAATATATGGACGTCGG TGCCCTTGATCGAGTTTCGAAGGTCTTTGGCCCGGTTCGAGTCGATGTACTGGGCAAAATCGCAGTGGCGACGCTGGGAGGTCTGACCTACCTCTACTCGAAGCACCACATTATGCACCGGGATATCAAGCCGTCCAACATCCTTGTCAACTCCAGAGGAAGCATCAAGCTGTGCGACTTTGGCGTTTCTGGTGAACTCATCAACTCCGTTGCAGATACTTTTGTCGGAACATCGACATACATGGCCCCCGAGCGAATTCAGGGTGAGAAGTACACAGTCAAGTCGGATGTCTGGAGTTTCGGTCTCACCATAATGGAGATGGCTATTGGAAAGTTTCCATTCAACGCGAGCGAGCAACTTTCGGACGGCGAGTGTGCACCGGCAGGTATTCTGGATCTTCTGCAGCAAATTGTACACGAGCCCGCGCCGAGACTACCAAAGAGCGATGCATTTCCCTCAATCTTGGAAGACATGATTCAAAAGTGTCTGTCAAAGGTTCCCGACGAACGGCCGACTCCCCAGGAACTTTTT GACCGTGACCCGTTTGTCCAAGCTGCCAAGAGAACACCGGTCGACTTGAGAGAATGGGCGGTCGGAATGATGGAGAGAGACAACCGCAAGTCTCATTTGGCACCTCAACTGTCACCGGCCACTCGCGATCTCCTGAACTCGAGCGACTCGCCGACCTACCATGGCGGGTCTGGAAATGATCGATCCCTCGACACGCCGACTTCGGGAGAGATCCCCATTGCGGGCGCTGGCATCATCTCTCCACGAGAACCCGTTAGCCACTCTAATCGCTCCCCCACTCGAAACGGGCTCAACACCATGAGCAGTCGACAGCCGGGTGGGCATCCTGGCATGGGACAGAGGATTGTTACAACCAATTCGATCCCCAAAGCTGGCGAGTATCCGAATAGCGCAGGGCCCGTGAGCGCCAACGCTGCTTCTTTCAGCTTGCCTGTTCGCCCGGCACCTGGCGGCCCCCTGCCGCCGGCCCCTCCACGTAAGAGCACTCCTGACGACCCAAGACGCGAGAACAGGCGACAGGCAACCTTTGGTATGCCCCCGGCACCCAGGAGCTACGCGAGCGATGTGTACAATGGTACCTCCAACTAG
- a CDS encoding Putative HAD superfamily, haloacid dehalogenase-like hydrolase, translated as MKRFISSMTAAAPRRFAPLKPGAAPNSNAPRLKGVIFDVDGTLCEPQNYMFSEMRQALGITKSIDILDHIYALPTKEAQETAMESIRQIERTAMASQVAQPGLTDLMSYLDRRGVRKGICTRNFDAPVAHLLGKFLEGSLFEPVVTRDFRPPKPDPAGILHIARTWGLVKPAKSEAEREPRGGIVPGAEGPLGDASELIMVGDSIDDMTAGRRAGAATVLLANEVNLHLADHEHTDLVIHRLDELIPILEEGFSGRELAFSK; from the exons ATGAAGAGGTTTATTTCAAGTATGACGGCAGCAGCTCCCCGCCGGTTTGCTCCGCTGAAGCCTGGCGCTGCACCCAACTCAAACGCACCCCGACTGAAGGGCGTTATCTTTGACGTGGACGGGACATTATG TGAGCCCCAAAACTACATGTTTAGTGAGATGCGCCAGGCACTCGGCATCACCAAATccatcgacatcctcgaccaCATCTACGCCCTCCCCACAAAGGAGGCCCAGGAGACGGCCATGGAATCCATCCGCCAGATTGAGCGTACCGCAATGGCTTCCCAGGTTGCTCAGCCGGGTCTCACCGACCTCATGTCCTacctcgaccgccgcggTGTGCGCAAAGGCATCTGCACCCGCAACTTCGACGCCCCTGTCGCCCACCTGCTCGGCAAGTTCCTCGAGGGCTCGCTCTTCGAGCCCGTCGTCACACGTGACTTCCGCCCGCCCAAACCCGACCCAGCCGGTATCCTCCATATCGCCCGGACCTGGGGACTGGTCAAGCCGGCAAAGTCAGAGGCAGAGCGGGAGCCTCGAGGCGGAATTGTACCTGGAGCCGAAGGCCCCCTAGGCGATGCTAGCGAGTTGATCATGGTTGGAGACTCCATCGACGACATGACGGCGGGCCGGAGGGCTggcgcggcgacggtgtTGCTTGCCAACGAGGTGAATCTGCATCTGGCTGACCATGAGCACACTGATTTGGTGATTCATCGGCTGGACGAGCTGATCCCCATTCTCGAAGAAGGGTTCAGTGGCAGGGAGTTGGCGTTTTCAAAATGA